The window ATAGCTAATGATCCTGATATTCTTTTGTGTGATGAGCCAACCGGTGCTTTGGATACGAAAACTAGCGAAAGTATCATGAAGCTAATCAAAGAATTAAGTCATGATAAGTTAGTCATCATGGTAACCCACAATCCAGAATTAGCTGAAGAATATGCTAGTCGGATTGTTCATTTTCAAGATGGTAAAATCCTTAGTGATTCAAATCCTTTTGAACCAAAAAAGGAGGTAGAAGACACCTTTAAACTCAAAAAGACCAAGATGTCTTACTGGAATGCACTAAAATTAAGCTTTACCAACATTATGACTAAAAAAGGCAGGACCTTTTTAACGGCTTTTGCTTCAAGTATCGGAATCATTGGAATTGCAATTGTCTTAGCCTTGTCACATGGTTTTCAAAAGCAAATTAACGATACCCAAAGTAAAACACTAGCCAAATTTCCGATTTCTATTTCACAAACAGCAACCGATATGGACGCTGCCACAAGTCGAAATGAATCAGATAAAAACGTCAAAAATAAGGGCTATTTAGTTGCGTCTAAACCTGACAATGAAAAGAATACGCACGAAAATAAAATCAGCCAGTCTTACATTAATTATGTCAAAAAGATTGATCCTGATTATGCTAACAACATTTCCTTCATCCGTGGCACCCAACTTAATCTTTTAACTAATGATAATGGAAAAATTAAACATGTAGAGTTTTCTAATGTTAATAATTCCGGTTCAGCTATTGCTAGTGCACAGCTCCAAGGAATGAACAGTGTTGGCATTAATACCAGCGTCTTTCCAAAAACACTTGACTCAAAACAAGGAACATTTTTAAAAGATAATTACCAAATTCTTGCTGGATCTTGGCCTAAATCAAATAACGATGTCGTTCTTGTTTTAAATAATAAAAATCAAGCTAATATCAACGCACTTAAGAATTTAGGTATTTCCATTAAAGACGGTCAAAAGTTAGATCTTAATAAGCTTGTTGGTCGTACTTTTAAAGTAATTAGTAATAATGATTACTACCAAGAACTACCGACTGGAAACTTTGTTCCGCAAAAAGCTTCTAAGTCAATGTACGATTCAAGCAACTTAACCTTAAAATTAACAGCTGTCATTCGCGGTAAAAATAATAGTCAAATGGCTCTTTTAGATAACGGAATTGCTTATAGCGATGGTTTGACGCAAGACATCATTAAACAAAATGAAAATTCAAATATTGTTAAAGCTCAAAAGAATAGCTCAACTAACGTCATGACTAATCAGCCAATGAACAAAAATCAAAAGGAGCAATTCATTGCTTCTCTAGGTGGCTCAAGCATCCCTACTGGTATTCTTATTTATCCAAATTCCTTTAAGTCAAAAGATAAAGTACTTGATTACTTAGACAAATATAATAAAGGAAAAGCGAAAAGGAACCAGATTATTTATACCGATATGTCAGGTACAGTAACTAAATTAACTGGTGGCTTACTTGACGGTATCACTGATGTTTTAGTTGCTTTTGCTGGAATTTCATTAGTAACTTCTATGATTATGATTGGTATTCTAACCTACACTTCTGTCTTAGAACGTACTAAAGAAATCGGTGTGTTAAAGGCTCTTGGAGCTAGAAAACGCGACATTACCCGTGTCTTTGATGCAGAAACATTTATTTTGGGACTATTTTCTGGGATCTTAGGTATTTTCATTGCTTATCTATGTACATTTCCAATTAATGCCGTCTTATATGCAATTACCAATATGAGCAACGTTGCCCAGCTTGATCCAATGCAAGCTTTAATCTTAGTGATTATTAGTACTATCTTAACCATGATTGGCGGACACATTCCAGCTCGAATGGCAGCTAAGAAAGATGCAGCAATTGCATTGAGAAGTGAATAATGATTTTTTAAATAAGGACTTCATATTGAGGTCCTTATTTTTTATCTCTATTTTAACTAAGAAAAAAATTATAGACTTATTCTTATATATTATTGAAAACGATAATAAGAAAGTATATGCTTAAGGTAACAGATGTTATATATGTGGATATAGAAATAGGTGAATGAAAATGTTATCGGGTGTAACAATGTTAGATCTTGCCCGCTTCCAATTCGCAATGACTACAGTATTCCACTTCTTCTTTGTTCCCTTCTCTATCGGGATGGGATTCATTG of the Lactobacillus isalae genome contains:
- a CDS encoding ABC transporter ATP-binding protein/permease, translating into MLQLLHLKKTYHVGDTVTHALDDVTINFRNNEFVAILGPSGSGKTTLLNVIGGLDHYDSGDIIINGKSTKNFSQTDWDAYRNNSVGFIFQSYNLISHLSIIENVELGMTLSGVSSNERHEKAIAALKRVGLGDHLKKRPNQLSGGQMQRVAIARAIANDPDILLCDEPTGALDTKTSESIMKLIKELSHDKLVIMVTHNPELAEEYASRIVHFQDGKILSDSNPFEPKKEVEDTFKLKKTKMSYWNALKLSFTNIMTKKGRTFLTAFASSIGIIGIAIVLALSHGFQKQINDTQSKTLAKFPISISQTATDMDAATSRNESDKNVKNKGYLVASKPDNEKNTHENKISQSYINYVKKIDPDYANNISFIRGTQLNLLTNDNGKIKHVEFSNVNNSGSAIASAQLQGMNSVGINTSVFPKTLDSKQGTFLKDNYQILAGSWPKSNNDVVLVLNNKNQANINALKNLGISIKDGQKLDLNKLVGRTFKVISNNDYYQELPTGNFVPQKASKSMYDSSNLTLKLTAVIRGKNNSQMALLDNGIAYSDGLTQDIIKQNENSNIVKAQKNSSTNVMTNQPMNKNQKEQFIASLGGSSIPTGILIYPNSFKSKDKVLDYLDKYNKGKAKRNQIIYTDMSGTVTKLTGGLLDGITDVLVAFAGISLVTSMIMIGILTYTSVLERTKEIGVLKALGARKRDITRVFDAETFILGLFSGILGIFIAYLCTFPINAVLYAITNMSNVAQLDPMQALILVIISTILTMIGGHIPARMAAKKDAAIALRSE